The following proteins are encoded in a genomic region of Pyrus communis chromosome 11, drPyrComm1.1, whole genome shotgun sequence:
- the LOC137749325 gene encoding gibberellin-regulated protein 14-like: MASKTMLLLFATVLLFTARASSLDDHEELKIKVTYVKAPAPQPLVKAPAPPPLVVKAPSPPLSKPPSPPLAKPPSPPYTKPPTPVSPPVMPPTYPPLPPVRSKADCIPLCDKRCMLHSRKRLCMRACMTCCDRCRCVPPGTFGNQERCGKCYTDMVTHGNRTKCP; encoded by the exons ATGGCTTCCAAAACCATgctccttctctttgcaacTGTTCTCCTTTTCACTGCTAGG GCTTCATCACTTGATGATCATGAGGAACTCAAGATTAAG GTTACTTATGTCAAGGCACCAGCTCCGCAACCTCTAGTCAAGGCTCCAGCTCCGCCACCTCTTGTGGTCAAGGCACCCAGTCCACCACTTTCCAAGCCACCGTCTCCACCACTTGCCAAGCCACCATCTCCACCATATACCAAGCCACCAACTCCTGTCAGTCCCCCAGTGATGCCACCCACTTATCCACCACTTCCTCCGGTTAGGTCCAAAGCAG ATTGCATCCCATTGTGTGACAAGAGGTGCATGCTGCATTCAAGGAAAAGGCTGTGCATGAGAGCTTGCATGACGTGCTGCGACCGTTGCCGCTGCGTTCCTCCGGGAACATTCGGCAACCAGGAAAGATGCGGCAAGTGCTACACCGATATGGTCACCCATGGCAACAGAACCAAATGCCCTTGA
- the LOC137708482 gene encoding uncharacterized protein translates to MAEERNAAEGSNARASTRRRRRTWLKRKEKWLVVLGVVLHAVYMLSIFDIYFKSPIVHGMDPVTPRFSAPAKRLVLLVADGLRADKFFESDSDGNFRAPFLRSVMIEKGRWGVSHARPPTESRPGHVAIIAGFYEDPSAVTKGWKANPVEFDSVFNRSRHTFSYGSPDIVPIFCAALPHTTWNSYPHEFEDFATDASFLDEWSFDQFQSLLNRSKEDQKLKELLLQDNLVVFLHLLGCDSNGHAHRPFSSIYLNNVAVVDSIAERVYNLLEDYYKDNRTAYVFTADHGMHDKGSHGDGHPSNTDTPLVVWGAGVKHPKPVSNHSDCSFRFVDDHMHDAPTPKEWGLHGIERVDVNQADIAPLMSTLLGLPGPVNSVGSLPLDYIDMSKEDEVEAVVANTKQILNQFLRKSQTKEANSLYFKPFKPLADYSSLLDQIEDLISNGDYETARKLSEDLRDLALKGLHYFQTYDWLMLMIVIILGYIGWMTYILLHVLQSYTPLAGYMFRKEQTDHPTDNTRKVQLCGCLFLGLLSIVLFMERSPPLYHAYTSMTVFLWTQIFSEYRFIKALWKELHGRRINYFVKILATGAFSVFILEFLVNSFTERKLYTWCFLVSGVVSFLYLLKSIPRRSGIPIFACAACWFLSVFTLMPAEIPDNNRLVIWSGVMIIMIGVAARLLDLRTEGKYWLSICNHDKKKPKFPMLFQLQALLVGLSSVMVSISTSHRTENQELLALHQIINWSIAGFSMVLPLFSANGLLSRLTSIFLGFAPTFLLLSIGYEAVFYGALALVLISWILVENTLIYSSKVRRLSSSFSGMEENVILDGRYLQLSDVRIPLIFMVLFNVAFFGTGNFASIASFEISSVYRFITVFSPFLMAALLIFKLFIPFLLVICVFSAITKLNRLPRLACYFLVILFSDVMTMHFFFLVRNTGSWMEIGNSISHFGIMSAQVVFVLLLFALTNIYTKDIDIGSVDRSSRKAM, encoded by the exons ATGGCGGAAGAAAGGAATGCGGCGGAAGGAAGCAACGCCAGAGCAAGCAcgcggagaagacgacggacaTGGTTGaagaggaaagagaaatggttggTAGTGCTCGGCGTAGTTCTCCACGCCGTTTACATGCTCAGCATCTTCGACATCTACTTCAAGTCTCCCATTGTCCACGGCATGGATCCCGTCACCCCCCGCTTCTCCGCCCCCGCAAAACGCCTCGTTTTGCTCGTCG CTGATGGGCTGAGAGCCGACAAATTCTTCGAGTCGGATTCCGACGGGAACTTCAGAGCGCCGTTTCTGAGAAGCGTGATGATAGAGAAAGGTCGGTGGGGAGTGTCACACGCTCGTCCGCCGACGGAGTCGAGGCCTGGACATGTTGCTATCATTGCTGGGTTCTATGAGGATCCCAGTGCTGTTACGAAAG GGTGGAAAGCTAACCCTGTTGAATTCGATTCGGTTTTTAATCGAAGCCGGCATACTTTCTCTTATGGTAGTCCCGATATAGTCCCCATTTTCTGTGCTGCATTGCCTCACACCACCTGGAATAGTTACCCTCATGAATTTGAAGACTTTGCTACTG ATGCTTCCTTTTTGGATGAGTGGTCTTTCGATCAATTTCAGAGCCTTCTGAATCGGTCCAAAGAAGACCAAAAGTTGAAGGAGTTACTCTTACAGGATAATCTTGTTGTGTTTTTGCACTTACTCGGCTGTGACTCAAATGGTCATGCGCATAGGCCTTTTTCGTCCATATATCTCAATAATGTTGCAGTTGTTGATAGTATAGCTGAAAGGGTTTATAATCTTCTGGAAGATTATTACAAGGACAATCGTACTGCATACGTGTTTACTGCTGATCATGGAATGCATGATAAAG GCAGCCATGGAGATGGACATCCTTCAAACACTGATACTCCCCTAGTTGTTTGGGGAGCAGGTGTTAAACATCCGAAGCCAGTCTCCAACCATTCTGATTGCAGTTTTCGTTTTGTCGATGATCATATGCATGATGCGCCAACACCTAAGGAATGGGGCCTTCATGGCATCGAAAGGGTGGATGTTAATCAAGCTGATATTGCCCCTCTCATG TCAACTCTTCTCGGTTTGCCTGGTCCTGTAAACTCAGTTGGAAGTTTACCTCTTGATTACATAGACATGTCAAAG GAAGATGAAGTTGAAGCTGTGGTTGCCAACACAAAGCAAATTCTCAACCAGTTCCTTCGGAAGTCAC AAACAAAGGAGGCAAATTCATTATATTTTAAGCCTTTCAAACCACTGGCCGATTATTCCTCCCTATTGGATCAGATTGAGGATCTAATATCTAATGGAGACTATGAAACTGCAAGGAAGCTGTCTGAAGATCTCAGGGATTTGGCTCTGAAGGGACTTCACTATTTCCAAACTTACGATTGGCTGATGCTCATGATAGTAATTATTCTTGGGTATATTGGTTGGATGACCTATATTCTTCTCCATGTGCTGCAATCTTATACTCCATTGGCAGGGTATATGTTTAGAAAGGAGCAAACAGATCACCCGACAGATAATACCAGAAAG GTACAACTTTGTGGATGCCTTTTCCTGGGACTACTCAGTATAGTACTGTTTATGGAGCGTTCTCCTCCTCTTTACCATGCATACACGTCAATGACAGTATTCCTGTGGACACAAATATTTAGTGAATATCGGTTCATCAAAGCATTATGGAAAGAGTTACATGGAAGAAGAATCAATTACTTTGTGAAAATTCTAGCCACTGGTGCTTTCTCAGTATTCATTCTTGAATTCCTG GTTAATAGCTTTACTGAGAGGAAGCTATACACTTGGTGTTTCCTAGTTTCTGGAGTCGTATCCTTTCTTTATCTCTTAAAATCGATTCCCCGGAGATCTGGCATACCAATCTTTGCCTGTGCTGCATGTTGGTTCTTGTCTGTGTTTACATTGATGCCAGCAGAAATTCCCGATAATAATCGTCTAGT GATTTGGAGTGGAGTTATGATTATTATGATCGGAGTAGCTGCTAGATTGCTAGATCTGCGTACTGAAGGAAAGTATTGGCTAAGTATCTGTAATCATGACAAGAAGAAACCTAAATTTCCCATGCTCTTCCAGTTACAG GCTCTTTTGGTTGGATTGTCATCCGTGATGGTGTCAATATCAACCTCTCACAGAACTGAGAACCAAGAACTACTCGCTTTGCACCAGATCATAAATTGGTCCATCGCTG GTTTCTCGATGGTACTTCCATTATTTTCAGCAAATGGCCTCTTGTCCCGTCTTACTTCCATATTTCTCGGTTTTGCGCCCACTTTTCTTCTATTATCTATCGG ATATGAAGCTGTTTTCTACGGTGCTCTGGCTCTTGTACTCATCTCTTGGATACTAGTTGAAAACACACTTATTTACTCAAGTAAGGTGAGAAGGTTGTCAAGTTCCTTTAGTGGTATGGAGGAAAATGTCATACTTGATGGTAGATACTTACAGCTGTCTGATGTGAGAATTCCGTTGATCTTT ATGGTTTTATTCAATGTTGCTTTCTTTGGAACGGGAAACTTTGCAAGTATAGCAAGTTTTGAGATTTCATCAGTGTATCGGTTCATTACTGTCTTCAGT CCGTTTCTCATGGCCGCCTTACTTATCTTCAAGTTATTCATTCCATTCCTGCTAGTCAT ATGCGTATTCAGTGCAATAACAAAGCTAAACCGACTTCCACGTTTGGCATGCTATTTTCTCGTTATACTATTTTCGGATGTAATGACCATGCATTTTTTCTTCCTG GTCCGGAATACAGGAAGTTGGATGGAAATTGGTAACAGTATCAGCCATTTCGGAATCATGAGTGCTCAAGTTGTCTTTGTGCTTTTGCTCTTTGCTCTCACAAACATATACACAAAGGATATCGACATTGGTTCAGTGGACCGCTCCTCTCGGAAAGCAATGTAA